From the genome of Pseudomonadota bacterium:
GTGATTTCCGTAAGTGATGATGTTGCTACTGTGATAACAAATTATCCTTTAAAGAAAGGGCGGGTTAGATGAAAGTTTTTTATGATGAAGAAGTCGACGCTTTGTACCTCGGTCTTGATGAGCGGCAACCGGATGGGGTGGTTGAGATCGCGGAAGGGGTTAATCTGGATACGACCAGTGATGGCAAGTTGACCGGTATTGAAATT
Proteins encoded in this window:
- a CDS encoding DUF2283 domain-containing protein: MKVFYDEEVDALYLGLDERQPDGVVEIAEGVNLDTTSDGKLTGIEILDASKKFNINTILSYSLDFNKEILKEKIA